A part of Alkalinema sp. FACHB-956 genomic DNA contains:
- a CDS encoding PAS domain S-box protein, protein MPFDLPISILLIEAAKPLRDCYLQWLNNDWRYQFEVNTCLTLEAGLMYCEQQRPQLMVIGFSEAVDRDTLLTAQQPLQALGIPCLWIGPDDFNPRQLGLIDSREWSYLSQRVLQPELFSLTIHSLLTLAQVGSPWPAPTVDRALSRQTCYDQLAQISPVGVFWLSGTGTYEEFNDRYCQITGYSRAELLQADWIATVDEQDRGQIITLWQYALQTQSEFIAEYRFQHPSGQIRWVYGQIVPVLDQPTAQTSYLGTITDITDRKQAEAGLAISETGPLSGSEIANRMLLTHTVNGQITYASPQFYQLVGVEPGALQDQALGAFIHPEDWQNYGQLQRSELLTLAYQPIGLELRCRQARGNWCQLSAQVSPIRSHAGKVLGFQIVIYQVSRSQPSRTEQNQFEVALRNLVEGTVSSTGDRFLRILVHQITQVLGVRQAAIGTLEGDWVSTLVVWSDHQVSPNLRYPVAGTPCEQVFRHGVYHCAENLQQLFPRDKNLIALEAESYLGVAMQDGEGTTFGHLFILDNLPMHDREHFERILKILAARAASELERQRATSALHELNAKLEQRVQQRTHELTLTNEKLIAEIQQHQRTEAQLNLQIERLNWLYHLVLDLNQAETLEEIYTIGLNGICQTLQVFSAAILIPDDRGIPRYQASVGLSQNYQTAVESHFETSQTGLNDQVVILSDFSDTAGIPFLTHLRAVESIQAAASFPLCYQSQNLGKVIVYYDTPHIFSEEEIKIAKTVTTYIATAMTRKQGENALQESKEQLKAVLNAVPETISWVGANQTYLGVNRKVAEQFQLQPEDFTGRPVGFMQEESQFIQFVKEFFASNQQSASQEITYVVDSESFTYLTIAQKYNREQNAVFIQIDISERKRAEDKLQIINDCLADANLELARVTRLKDEFLANMSHELRTPLNAILGLSEGLLDQVYGDLNAKQLKSIGTIERSGRHLLELINDILDLAKIESGKLELHMAMVDIHHLCESSLSFIRQLATKKSLQIHLQVPAEGIYIQVDDLRMRQSLINLLSNAVKFTPEQGQISLIVELDEINQKINFHVIDTGIGIAQEDLNKLFQSFVQIDSSLNRQYEGTGLGLALVKRIVQLHNGTIAVKSEVGKGSQFTITLPWQLKNKPWLKPQPTVTIEPLPTYEPDEPVQPSQPAPLILLAEDNEANREMLSDYLIEQGYRLKMAKDGAEAIQMSQTLKPQLIIMDIQMPGTDGLMAIQSIRSHPATQAIPIIALTALVMQGDRERCLATGANQYMTKPVSLKQLTLTIHELLQLPPLTCSISP, encoded by the coding sequence ATGCCCTTCGATCTGCCTATCTCGATCCTCCTCATTGAGGCAGCCAAGCCATTGAGAGACTGTTATCTGCAATGGTTGAATAACGATTGGCGATATCAGTTTGAAGTGAATACTTGCCTGACGCTAGAAGCCGGGCTGATGTATTGTGAACAGCAGCGTCCCCAACTCATGGTGATCGGTTTCAGTGAGGCGGTCGATAGAGATACCCTGCTCACGGCTCAACAACCGTTGCAAGCATTGGGCATCCCCTGTCTTTGGATCGGCCCCGATGACTTTAATCCCAGACAACTAGGTTTAATAGACTCTCGGGAATGGAGCTACCTATCGCAGCGGGTTCTCCAACCCGAACTCTTCTCCCTCACGATCCACTCTCTGCTCACCCTGGCTCAAGTGGGTTCGCCATGGCCCGCGCCTACTGTCGATCGTGCCCTATCACGTCAAACGTGCTATGACCAACTCGCCCAAATTTCTCCGGTGGGCGTCTTTTGGCTCAGCGGGACGGGCACCTATGAAGAGTTCAACGATCGCTATTGCCAGATCACGGGTTACTCACGAGCCGAATTACTTCAGGCTGACTGGATTGCAACCGTTGATGAGCAAGATCGTGGGCAGATCATCACGTTATGGCAGTATGCTCTCCAGACCCAGAGTGAATTTATTGCGGAATATCGATTTCAACATCCCAGTGGGCAGATCCGTTGGGTCTATGGACAGATTGTTCCAGTTTTGGATCAGCCGACTGCGCAGACCAGCTACCTGGGCACCATCACAGATATTACCGATCGCAAACAGGCCGAAGCGGGTCTTGCCATTAGTGAAACTGGCCCACTGAGTGGTTCTGAAATTGCCAACAGAATGCTCTTAACTCATACCGTTAATGGCCAAATCACCTATGCTTCTCCGCAGTTCTATCAATTGGTGGGTGTTGAACCGGGTGCGTTGCAAGATCAAGCCCTGGGTGCCTTCATCCATCCGGAGGATTGGCAAAACTATGGGCAATTGCAACGATCGGAGCTATTGACACTAGCCTACCAACCGATCGGACTTGAGCTGAGGTGTCGGCAAGCGCGAGGCAATTGGTGCCAACTCAGTGCGCAAGTTTCTCCCATTCGCAGTCACGCGGGTAAGGTGTTGGGGTTTCAGATTGTGATCTACCAAGTGAGTCGATCGCAACCCTCCAGGACGGAACAGAACCAATTTGAAGTGGCGCTGCGCAATTTAGTCGAAGGGACGGTCTCTTCCACGGGCGATCGATTTTTACGAATTCTTGTGCATCAAATCACCCAAGTGCTAGGCGTCCGTCAAGCGGCGATCGGCACCCTAGAAGGGGATTGGGTTTCGACCTTAGTGGTTTGGTCGGATCACCAAGTGTCTCCCAATCTTCGCTACCCGGTTGCTGGCACCCCCTGCGAGCAGGTGTTCCGCCATGGCGTTTACCACTGTGCCGAGAATCTGCAACAGCTATTTCCCCGAGACAAAAATTTGATTGCCCTGGAAGCAGAAAGCTATTTGGGGGTTGCCATGCAGGATGGAGAGGGCACGACCTTTGGGCACCTCTTTATTCTCGACAACTTGCCCATGCACGATCGGGAACACTTTGAACGAATTTTGAAAATTCTGGCTGCCCGTGCTGCGTCTGAACTAGAACGGCAACGGGCGACTTCGGCCCTGCATGAACTGAATGCCAAATTAGAACAGCGGGTGCAGCAACGCACCCACGAACTGACCTTAACCAATGAAAAGTTAATTGCAGAAATTCAACAGCACCAACGGACAGAAGCGCAACTCAACCTTCAGATTGAACGATTGAACTGGCTGTATCACTTAGTGCTGGATCTCAATCAGGCGGAAACCTTAGAGGAGATTTATACGATCGGCCTCAATGGCATTTGTCAAACCTTACAGGTCTTTTCGGCGGCCATCTTAATTCCGGACGATCGGGGTATTCCCCGCTATCAGGCTTCGGTCGGCCTGAGCCAGAATTATCAAACCGCTGTGGAAAGTCATTTTGAAACCTCCCAAACGGGGTTGAATGATCAGGTAGTGATTCTGTCGGATTTTAGTGATACGGCGGGCATTCCCTTTTTGACCCATTTACGGGCTGTGGAGTCGATTCAAGCGGCGGCGTCCTTTCCCCTGTGCTATCAAAGTCAGAACCTGGGTAAAGTGATTGTCTACTACGATACGCCTCATATTTTTTCGGAAGAAGAAATTAAGATTGCCAAGACGGTTACGACCTACATTGCCACGGCTATGACCCGTAAGCAGGGTGAAAATGCCTTGCAGGAATCCAAGGAGCAACTCAAGGCTGTACTCAATGCAGTTCCCGAAACGATTTCCTGGGTAGGTGCCAATCAGACGTATTTGGGGGTGAATCGTAAAGTTGCTGAACAATTCCAACTCCAACCCGAGGACTTCACCGGGCGTCCCGTTGGCTTTATGCAGGAGGAAAGTCAATTTATTCAGTTCGTTAAGGAGTTCTTTGCCTCCAATCAGCAATCTGCCAGTCAAGAAATTACCTATGTCGTTGATTCGGAATCCTTTACCTATTTAACGATCGCGCAGAAATACAATCGCGAACAAAATGCCGTCTTTATCCAAATCGATATTAGTGAGCGAAAACGCGCTGAAGATAAACTCCAAATTATTAATGATTGCCTTGCGGATGCCAACCTGGAATTGGCTCGGGTGACCCGCCTCAAGGATGAGTTTCTGGCCAATATGAGCCATGAATTGCGCACACCGCTCAATGCCATTCTAGGCTTGTCAGAAGGGTTGTTAGATCAGGTCTATGGGGATTTAAATGCTAAGCAACTTAAATCGATCGGCACGATCGAACGAAGCGGGCGGCATTTGCTGGAGTTGATTAACGACATTCTAGATTTAGCAAAAATTGAATCTGGCAAGCTGGAGTTGCACATGGCCATGGTGGATATTCACCATTTATGTGAGTCCAGTTTGAGTTTTATTCGTCAACTCGCCACGAAGAAGTCTCTCCAAATCCATTTGCAGGTTCCCGCTGAGGGCATCTATATTCAAGTGGATGATTTGCGGATGCGGCAATCACTGATCAACCTGTTAAGTAATGCGGTGAAATTTACACCGGAACAGGGTCAGATTTCATTGATTGTAGAGCTGGATGAAATTAATCAAAAAATCAATTTTCATGTGATTGATACTGGGATTGGGATTGCCCAAGAAGACCTCAATAAACTCTTTCAGTCCTTTGTCCAAATTGATAGCAGCCTCAATCGTCAGTATGAAGGTACTGGCTTGGGCTTAGCGCTGGTCAAACGGATTGTGCAGTTACATAACGGGACGATCGCGGTGAAAAGTGAAGTGGGGAAAGGCAGTCAGTTTACCATTACACTTCCCTGGCAACTCAAGAATAAGCCTTGGCTGAAGCCTCAACCGACGGTGACGATCGAACCCCTGCCCACCTATGAACCGGATGAACCCGTACAGCCGAGTCAGCCCGCACCATTGATTTTGCTGGCAGAGGACAATGAAGCCAATCGGGAAATGCTCTCGGACTATTTAATCGAACAAGGATATCGCTTAAAAATGGCAAAGGATGGTGCAGAAGCCATTCAAATGAGTCAAACACTCAAACCCCAACTGATTATTATGGATATTCAAATGCCGGGAACCGATGGCTTGATGGCGATTCAAAGTATCCGGTCTCACCCGGCCACCCAAGCGATTCCCATCATTGCACTGACTGCGCTGGTTATGCAGGGCGATCGGGAACGATGTTTAGCCACCGGAGCCAATCAATATATGACGAAGCCGGTGTCCTTAAAACAGTTAACACTTACCATTCACGAGTTATTGCAACTACCTCCCCTCACTTGTTCGATTAGCCCATAG
- a CDS encoding hybrid sensor histidine kinase/response regulator, which yields MNETTPYLLVIDDEPDNFDVVEILLFKEGYHLEYVNSGPAALAFLEKQIPDVILLDVMMPEMDGLEVCRRLKASPSWQHIPVIMVTALNSKQDLASCLEAGADDFVGKPVNGIELRARVRSMLRIKQQYDELQHLLALKEDSLQLREDMSNMIVHDLRNPLSTIVLACDILEMAGIQDKQAKKVEQIRGATRQLECLVDSLLLMAKLESGRLVLNPSHLDLEDLCHQVAAEFEEIATQKGVKVVLDHPSHKKQVCLDPLLIQRVLDNLVSNAIKFSPSNSQVTIAVEYPEEIQMQIHVKDTGRGVSEELQDRLFQKYEVGEGFQGVKQTGLGLAFCKMAIEAHGGRISLEANEPKGSIFTVAI from the coding sequence ATGAATGAAACTACTCCCTATCTCTTGGTGATTGATGATGAGCCAGACAACTTTGATGTGGTGGAAATCCTGCTGTTTAAAGAGGGCTATCATCTGGAATATGTGAACAGTGGCCCTGCGGCCTTAGCTTTCCTCGAAAAGCAGATTCCCGATGTCATTCTGCTCGATGTCATGATGCCAGAAATGGATGGCCTAGAAGTGTGTCGTCGGCTCAAAGCCAGTCCTAGTTGGCAGCATATTCCCGTAATTATGGTGACTGCGCTGAACTCGAAACAGGATCTAGCCAGTTGCTTAGAGGCTGGGGCGGATGATTTTGTTGGAAAGCCTGTCAATGGGATTGAGTTGCGGGCTCGGGTTCGATCGATGCTACGTATCAAGCAGCAATATGACGAGCTCCAGCATCTGTTGGCCTTAAAAGAAGATTCTCTCCAACTGCGAGAAGATATGTCCAACATGATTGTGCATGATTTGCGCAATCCTCTATCGACGATCGTCCTAGCCTGCGACATTTTGGAAATGGCTGGGATACAAGATAAGCAAGCGAAGAAGGTTGAACAGATTCGTGGGGCAACCCGTCAATTGGAATGTCTGGTAGATAGTTTGCTATTAATGGCCAAGCTGGAATCGGGACGACTCGTCCTCAATCCTAGTCACTTGGATTTGGAAGATCTCTGTCACCAAGTTGCTGCAGAATTTGAGGAAATTGCGACGCAAAAAGGGGTTAAGGTTGTCCTCGATCATCCTTCCCACAAAAAACAAGTTTGCCTTGATCCCCTCCTGATTCAGCGAGTGTTAGATAATTTAGTCTCAAATGCGATCAAGTTTTCACCTTCCAATAGCCAAGTCACGATCGCAGTTGAATATCCTGAAGAGATCCAAATGCAAATTCATGTAAAAGATACGGGCCGTGGGGTCAGTGAAGAGTTGCAGGATCGCCTCTTTCAGAAATATGAAGTCGGGGAGGGGTTCCAAGGGGTTAAGCAAACGGGCTTGGGCTTGGCCTTTTGTAAAATGGCGATCGAAGCCCATGGGGGGCGAATTTCCTTAGAAGCGAATGAACCCAAAGGTTCTATCTTTACAGTTGCGATTTAG
- a CDS encoding response regulator transcription factor: MRILIIEDNQDLATQFVDALSEQHYLIDTAQDGLIGWEMLQAVEYDLIILDVMLPRLDGITLCRKLREDGQLVPVLMLTARGTSHDQIIGLDSGADDYLVKPVRLAELNARVRALLRRGQQLPMSSVLEIGKLRLDPCACEVSYDGKPLALRPKELALLELFLRHPQRLFSRGAIINQLWSFEHELPEENTVKSHIKGLRQKLKTVGMEDLIETVYGLGYRLNTTFAAIATPSSELPLEPAVPVTEPEAPSEVLSLLIVEEQRTIAEQIAQQVGAQGWKPYITANPTEAKPVLDWLAPKAAIISTNFLNSGEETLPFVFHLLEHHRELAIFIYNNQTILDRWHLVACTPIVSEEECLKALTTGLMAHP, encoded by the coding sequence ATGCGAATTCTAATTATTGAAGATAATCAGGATCTGGCCACACAATTTGTGGATGCCCTCTCTGAGCAACACTATCTCATTGATACGGCTCAAGATGGCCTGATCGGTTGGGAAATGCTGCAAGCCGTAGAATACGACTTGATTATCCTCGATGTCATGCTACCTCGACTGGATGGAATTACATTGTGCCGGAAATTGCGGGAAGATGGGCAGCTAGTACCTGTCCTGATGCTGACGGCTCGAGGCACCAGCCACGATCAAATTATTGGCTTAGACTCTGGTGCCGATGATTACTTAGTCAAGCCGGTACGGTTAGCAGAATTAAATGCCCGAGTTCGCGCTTTACTGCGCCGTGGACAGCAGCTTCCCATGTCATCTGTCCTCGAAATTGGGAAATTACGGCTGGATCCCTGTGCTTGTGAAGTTTCCTACGATGGTAAGCCCTTGGCTCTACGCCCCAAAGAGTTGGCACTTTTAGAATTATTCCTCCGGCATCCCCAGCGGTTGTTTAGCCGAGGTGCGATCATTAATCAACTCTGGTCGTTTGAGCATGAGTTGCCAGAGGAAAATACGGTTAAATCCCACATTAAAGGATTGCGCCAAAAGCTGAAAACGGTGGGAATGGAAGATCTCATCGAAACGGTCTATGGCCTCGGATATCGATTAAATACAACGTTTGCAGCGATCGCGACTCCATCTTCAGAACTGCCCCTAGAACCCGCTGTCCCCGTTACGGAACCGGAAGCGCCCTCGGAAGTTTTGAGCTTACTGATTGTTGAAGAACAACGCACGATCGCAGAGCAAATTGCACAACAGGTAGGAGCACAAGGTTGGAAACCCTACATCACCGCTAATCCAACGGAAGCAAAACCTGTTTTAGATTGGTTAGCTCCCAAGGCCGCCATCATTAGTACGAACTTTTTGAATTCGGGAGAGGAAACGCTACCCTTTGTTTTTCACTTATTGGAGCATCATCGAGAGTTAGCCATTTTTATTTATAACAATCAAACAATTCTCGATCGTTGGCATTTAGTTGCCTGTACACCCATTGTCAGTGAAGAGGAATGCTTAAAAGCGCTGACGACCGGATTGATGGCTCACCCCTGA
- a CDS encoding DUF1232 domain-containing protein, translating into MKLPTQVFSDVYQQLVRNSKYRWLIVVGSIVYLVSPPNLWTDLFPIIGWIDDGLLITLLVTELTAALQEFRDRRSQPTATVSDEHKTTVDVDSTQVK; encoded by the coding sequence ATGAAACTACCGACCCAAGTATTTTCTGATGTGTACCAACAACTGGTTCGTAATTCCAAGTATCGTTGGCTGATTGTTGTAGGTTCGATCGTTTATTTGGTCAGCCCACCCAATCTATGGACGGATCTGTTCCCAATTATTGGCTGGATTGATGATGGGTTGTTGATCACGTTGTTGGTCACCGAATTGACAGCAGCACTCCAGGAATTTCGCGATCGACGTTCGCAGCCTACAGCAACTGTGTCAGACGAACATAAAACAACGGTGGATGTAGATTCCACCCAAGTGAAGTAG
- a CDS encoding response regulator, producing the protein MVGKILVIEDEGAIRANIEEILMLSNYDPIVAPDGLQGLQLAEQTQPDLILCDVMMPELDGHGVLHSLRQKETTAGIPFIFLTAKADRRDLRQGMEAGADDYLTKPFTADELLRAVSTQLTKQAISEDQTQSRISHFRDAIKHALPHELNTPLNGILCSTDLLLNDRDALEESEIVELLEFIRTSAKRLHHLTQNALLYLDLEMQSRLGAPPIRSASDAYEINDIVQHTAREVAHRWNRSPDLHIDLQRSTAGISAEYMEKIAIELIDNAFKFSEQGTPVKVIGRVAQNSYCLDVIDQGRGMNAQQIKALGAYVQFERSTYEQQGIGLGLIIAKRLIEWFGGKLTLTSQLDLGTHITVHLPAAVPASTI; encoded by the coding sequence ATGGTGGGAAAAATTCTAGTCATTGAAGATGAAGGGGCCATTCGGGCCAATATTGAAGAAATTTTGATGCTGTCTAACTATGATCCGATCGTAGCGCCCGATGGGCTACAGGGACTTCAGTTAGCCGAGCAAACGCAACCGGACTTAATTTTGTGCGATGTCATGATGCCCGAACTCGATGGGCATGGCGTGCTGCACTCCCTGCGGCAGAAGGAAACCACGGCGGGTATTCCCTTTATTTTTCTCACGGCTAAGGCCGATCGTCGGGATCTCCGGCAAGGGATGGAAGCGGGGGCAGATGATTACCTGACTAAACCGTTTACAGCGGATGAACTGCTGCGAGCGGTTTCCACCCAACTGACCAAACAAGCGATTTCCGAAGACCAAACCCAATCTCGGATTAGCCACTTTCGGGACGCGATCAAACATGCCCTGCCCCACGAACTCAATACGCCCCTCAATGGCATCCTCTGTTCCACCGACCTGCTTCTCAACGATCGGGATGCGCTAGAAGAATCTGAAATTGTTGAATTGCTGGAGTTTATTCGGACATCCGCAAAACGGCTCCATCACCTGACCCAAAATGCGCTGCTCTACCTGGATCTTGAAATGCAGAGCCGCCTTGGGGCACCTCCGATCCGATCGGCATCCGACGCCTACGAAATCAATGACATTGTTCAACATACGGCTAGAGAAGTTGCCCATCGGTGGAATCGTTCCCCAGATCTTCACATTGATCTGCAACGATCGACGGCTGGAATTTCTGCCGAATACATGGAAAAAATCGCGATTGAATTGATCGATAACGCATTTAAGTTCTCTGAGCAGGGCACCCCCGTCAAGGTGATTGGTCGGGTCGCTCAAAATTCCTATTGCCTTGACGTGATTGATCAAGGTAGAGGGATGAATGCCCAGCAGATCAAAGCCCTAGGAGCCTATGTGCAATTCGAGCGTTCAACCTATGAACAGCAGGGGATTGGGTTAGGGTTGATTATTGCGAAGCGTTTAATTGAATGGTTTGGTGGCAAGCTCACCCTCACCAGCCAGTTGGATCTCGGAACCCATATCACGGTGCATTTACCGGCGGCGGTGCCTGCATCCACAATTTAA
- a CDS encoding PAS domain-containing sensor histidine kinase codes for MDATIDVLENQICHLQHQLQIKDALLNLCLDSLPQAVKLVSLKDGRILHVNRAWQEQFGYSLLEAQQLFLVDLIAPNRESDQADRTLEGFYPKFEHQEESIEMWLQTKHQVPVKMLAEIQLQTLSHSTEAMPILFLSLSPVDLVNAKSEQQANPLGLDPLGLDPLGLDPLGSTPRQETPGDRQKTLEVCVPNPDFRELCTHFVTRASHELRTPLAVIASSASILTHFGDQIDVSKKNHHLQCIQTYVQHTTQILDEILLLYKADTGYLECRPTACDCLELIEELVKDLNIQSPDRLIAISTAVQPTRSAQSEDLNSSLQWHKVLIDRGLFRQIFTHLLSNANKYSRPESLIKIAVTLQEDTIRIAIEDQGIGIAPEDLSQICQLFHRGQNVGTIPGTGLGLCIVEKCLALHGGQLEVCSQLNQGSIFTVTIPRLTQA; via the coding sequence ATGGACGCGACAATCGATGTTTTAGAAAATCAAATTTGCCACCTCCAGCATCAGCTCCAAATCAAGGATGCGCTGCTTAATCTTTGCCTAGATAGTCTGCCTCAAGCTGTGAAATTGGTCTCTCTCAAAGACGGTCGGATTCTCCATGTCAATCGGGCTTGGCAGGAACAATTCGGTTATAGCCTGCTCGAAGCACAGCAACTGTTTCTGGTTGATCTCATTGCGCCTAATCGGGAATCAGATCAGGCCGATCGCACGCTAGAAGGATTCTATCCAAAGTTTGAACATCAGGAAGAGTCCATCGAAATGTGGCTCCAAACGAAGCATCAAGTTCCCGTCAAAATGCTGGCAGAAATACAGCTCCAAACATTGAGCCATAGCACGGAGGCAATGCCCATTCTTTTCTTAAGTCTGAGTCCGGTTGACTTAGTCAATGCAAAATCTGAGCAACAAGCTAATCCACTGGGTTTAGATCCCTTGGGTTTAGATCCCTTGGGCTTAGATCCATTGGGTTCCACCCCCCGGCAAGAGACCCCTGGCGATCGCCAGAAAACCTTGGAGGTCTGTGTTCCCAATCCAGACTTTCGTGAACTCTGTACCCACTTCGTCACCCGTGCTTCCCACGAACTTCGTACCCCCCTCGCAGTGATTGCTTCTTCCGCCAGCATTCTTACCCATTTTGGGGATCAAATTGATGTCAGCAAGAAAAATCATCACTTGCAATGCATTCAAACCTATGTGCAGCATACAACCCAGATCTTAGATGAAATCCTATTGCTGTACAAAGCGGATACGGGATATCTGGAGTGCCGACCCACTGCCTGTGATTGCCTGGAATTAATTGAAGAACTGGTAAAAGACCTCAATATTCAATCGCCCGATCGCTTAATTGCCATTTCAACAGCGGTTCAGCCCACCCGCAGCGCCCAATCTGAGGATCTGAACTCGTCCCTGCAATGGCATAAGGTTTTGATCGATCGGGGGCTTTTCCGGCAAATTTTCACCCATCTTCTGTCCAATGCTAACAAGTATTCCCGTCCAGAAAGTTTAATCAAAATTGCAGTGACCCTCCAGGAAGATACGATTCGCATTGCCATTGAAGATCAAGGCATTGGGATTGCCCCAGAAGATCTCTCTCAGATCTGTCAGTTGTTTCATCGTGGGCAAAATGTGGGTACTATTCCAGGAACAGGGCTTGGTCTATGCATCGTTGAAAAGTGTCTGGCATTGCATGGTGGTCAGTTAGAAGTTTGCAGTCAGCTTAATCAAGGCAGCATTTTTACGGTAACCATTCCCCGTTTAACTCAGGCCTAA